A single window of Acetohalobium arabaticum DSM 5501 DNA harbors:
- a CDS encoding CCA tRNA nucleotidyltransferase, which produces MEHLNYLVEILNQHNIKGYLVGGIIRDYLLEREIKDIDVAINDKVRIIARKFADLVTGGFVVLDKKRDTYRVVTEELNYDLAPIIGDSIYEDLLGRDFTINALASDIDGIDLDKDRGLSGEIIDPTGGRSDLKEKTIRAINKETFKEDPLRLLRGVRFRAELNFTINSKTEELMQKDSQLITEVASERIKEELLKIAAADKAADNLEYLEKKSGLLSYLIPEIKMMKKIGKCKYHKEDVWTHSLYTVEQLEELLRDVFWSKQVSNDQIPLLKLAALFHDIGKLWTEEMIDGEVHFYGHHKEGAKKIVPILRQLTFSRRKIKYIKRLIRYHMRPLSLYSADNLTQKGKYRFFRAAKGVVGDVCLLAAADILATKLWNERREEIADNLDFIKELISDTEKMKKRTSKLLLTGYDVMELLNIEEGPQVGRILDKIREAQAQGKIENRTEAVEYLKKLKNKFNYTEVIHRKSD; this is translated from the coding sequence ATGGAACATCTCAATTATTTAGTTGAAATATTGAACCAACATAATATTAAAGGATATTTAGTCGGAGGAATAATTCGTGATTACTTATTGGAACGAGAGATTAAAGATATTGATGTAGCAATTAATGATAAGGTTAGGATAATAGCTAGAAAATTTGCCGATTTGGTTACAGGTGGTTTTGTAGTTTTGGATAAAAAGCGGGATACTTATAGAGTAGTTACTGAAGAGTTAAATTACGATCTTGCACCGATTATAGGTGATTCTATTTATGAAGATTTACTAGGGCGGGACTTTACTATCAATGCTTTAGCTAGTGATATAGATGGAATAGATTTGGATAAAGATAGAGGTTTGTCCGGAGAGATAATTGATCCTACTGGAGGAAGAAGTGATCTTAAAGAGAAGACAATTAGAGCAATAAATAAAGAAACCTTTAAAGAAGATCCACTTCGGCTGCTGCGGGGGGTTAGATTTAGAGCGGAATTGAACTTTACCATTAATTCTAAAACAGAAGAATTAATGCAGAAGGATTCGCAGCTAATTACTGAAGTAGCTTCGGAGCGGATCAAAGAGGAATTACTAAAAATAGCAGCGGCGGATAAAGCTGCTGATAATCTAGAGTATCTAGAAAAGAAGAGCGGATTACTTTCATACTTAATTCCGGAAATAAAAATGATGAAAAAAATAGGGAAGTGTAAGTATCATAAAGAAGATGTCTGGACTCATTCGCTATATACCGTTGAGCAGTTAGAAGAGTTGTTACGGGATGTTTTTTGGAGCAAACAGGTAAGTAATGATCAGATTCCACTGCTTAAGCTGGCTGCTCTTTTCCATGATATCGGTAAGTTATGGACGGAAGAGATGATCGATGGTGAGGTTCATTTTTATGGCCATCATAAAGAAGGGGCTAAGAAAATAGTACCAATTCTACGGCAGCTTACTTTTAGCCGCCGCAAGATAAAATATATCAAAAGATTAATCAGATACCATATGCGTCCTTTATCCCTTTATTCTGCTGATAACCTAACTCAGAAGGGTAAGTACCGTTTCTTTCGAGCGGCTAAAGGAGTAGTAGGTGATGTATGTCTGCTTGCTGCTGCTGACATATTAGCAACAAAGTTGTGGAATGAACGCAGAGAGGAAATTGCCGATAATTTAGACTTTATTAAAGAATTAATTAGTGATACAGAAAAGATGAAAAAAAGGACCTCTAAGCTACTGTTAACCGGTTATGATGTAATGGAGTTACTTAATATAGAGGAAGGACCTCAGGTAGGACGAATCTTGGATAAAATTAGAGAAGCCCAAGCCCAAGGTAAAATAGAGAACCGAACTGAAGCAGTGGAATATTTAAAAAAACTAAAAAATAAATTTAATTATACTGAAGTAATCCACAGGAAATCAGATTAA
- a CDS encoding DUF3100 domain-containing protein, with protein MEEKKKPEELLETKGRTSIFIRLYLTALLIVMITEAIGIIKFSLGPGQVVLLPMLFAVIIGMAITPDLLGKAISGLKNLVSKEEIETAGPLVMISLLPLGVKYGTLVGPNIVKVVQAGPAFLLQELGNLGTICIALPFALFLGMKREAVGATASICREPTLGVIGERYGIASPEGTGVLGTYLTGTVFGTIFFGLLGALSASLTGLHPYALAMASGMGSGSMMTAASGSLAEAVPEMKDTILAYAATSNMLTGVTGLYSVIFIGLPAVNFLYDKLEPVIGSEEGEETNEA; from the coding sequence AAGAATTACTTGAAACTAAGGGTCGAACTAGTATCTTTATCAGATTATATTTAACAGCATTATTAATTGTAATGATAACGGAAGCTATTGGAATTATTAAGTTTTCATTAGGACCAGGACAGGTTGTTTTACTCCCAATGTTATTTGCAGTTATTATTGGAATGGCAATTACTCCTGATTTATTAGGGAAGGCAATTTCTGGTTTGAAGAATCTTGTTTCTAAAGAAGAGATTGAAACAGCAGGTCCATTAGTAATGATTTCTTTATTGCCTTTAGGAGTAAAATATGGTACTCTTGTTGGTCCTAATATTGTCAAAGTTGTTCAGGCTGGTCCTGCTTTTTTACTTCAGGAACTAGGTAATTTAGGAACAATATGTATAGCTTTACCTTTTGCTCTATTTTTAGGTATGAAGCGGGAGGCTGTTGGGGCTACTGCAAGTATATGTAGAGAGCCTACTTTAGGAGTAATAGGAGAAAGGTATGGTATTGCTTCTCCCGAGGGAACCGGAGTATTAGGAACCTATTTGACAGGAACAGTATTTGGAACTATCTTTTTTGGATTACTGGGAGCTTTATCAGCCAGCCTAACCGGTCTCCATCCTTATGCTTTAGCAATGGCTAGTGGAATGGGGAGTGGAAGTATGATGACTGCTGCTTCTGGTTCATTAGCCGAAGCAGTACCAGAAATGAAGGATACTATTCTGGCTTATGCTGCTACCAGTAATATGCTAACAGGAGTTACCGGGTTATATTCAGTTATATTTATCGGTTTACCTGCGGTGAATTTCCTTTATGATAAGCTAGAACCAGTAATCGGTAGCGAGGAAGGGGAAGAGACTAATGAAGCTTAA